ACAAGCTTCCCGTATATCTTCAAAATACAACATGGCACTGGCTTTGAAGGGATAATCATATTCTGTTTTCATCACCACTTCCGATAGAAAAGCCAATGTACCTTCCGAACCCACCATAAGATGGGCAATAATATCAAAAGGATCGTTATATACTGCAAAAGGTAAGATATTTAAACCGGTAACATTTTTGATAGAATATTTATATCGAATTCTTGCAAGAAGTTTCTCATTATTCCGGATACGATCACGAAGTTCCTCTATTTTGGAGATAAAAGCAGGATGAGTTTGACGGAATAACTGCCGGCTATTCTCATTGCCTGTATCCAATATAGTTCCATCCGCCAACACGATACGGGCCGACATCAACATTTTATCGCTATTTGCATGTGTTCCGCAATTCATCCCCGAAGCGTTATTCATTACAATACCTCCAATCATGGCAGACTTTACAGATGCCGGGTCCGGAGCAAACTTACGGCCGAAAGGTTTTAATATCCGATTTACCTGTTCCCCGATTAAACCCGGTTGCATCGTAATAATAGAAGCATCTGGGGAAAGAGAATATTTTTCCCAATATTTACCGGCAACAATTAGAATAGAGTCACTGATACTTTGCCCGGAAAGGCTTGTTCCTGCCGCCCGAAAAGTGACAGGTAAATTATATTTATTAGCTAGCCTCAACAAACGGCTGACTTCTTCTTCATTTTTGGCTCTTATTACTATACGGGGAATCAAACGATAGAATCCGGCATCTGTCCCCCAAGCTAATAATCTCAATTCGTCGGTATATATCCTATCAGAAGATATAAACTGACTAACAGACTTTAAATAAGACGAATAATCTTGCATAAATTATTTTTGTTTACTCCACTTTCCAGGAAATTTTCACTCCAATATAAACCTATATTTCCTATTTCTCCATTGTCCACAATGGCAAAAGTACATGATTAAGGAAGGATTACAAAACGATTTATTTCTTTTTCTTGCCAAAAGCGGGATCAATCTTCAGGAAAGCTGTAGCAAGAAGAGTAATTGCACAAGAAGCCATCACCCAGCCAAAAAAGTGTTCATATCCGAGTTTTTCCTGTAACCATCCGGCTATCATTCCCGGTAACATCATACCCAAAGCCATAAATCCGGTGCAAATAGCATAATGAGCCGTCTTATATTCTCCTTCGGAATAATAAATCAAATACAGCATGTAAGCTGTAAATCCGAAACCATATCCAAATTGTTCTATAAATACACAAATATCTATCACCACAAAATTTTCAGGTTGCATCATGCTAAGATACACATATACAATATTCGGAAGTGTAATACTCAATGCCATAGGCCAAAGCCATTTCTTCAACCCTCCGCGGGATGCAACAATACCACCGATAATTCCGCCAATAGTTAAGCCGGCAATACCCAAGGTCCCGTAAGTCCAACCAATCTGCGAAGTGGTGAGCCCTAACCCACCTGCTTCACGAGGATCTATTAAAAACGGAGTAACTAATTTTACCAATTGCGCCTCCGGAAAACGATAAAAAAGCATGAACAAAATAGCAGCCCAAGCCTGTTTTTTCCGGAAGAAAGAGAGAAAAGTTTCAAAAAATTCTTTTACTAGCCTCGTTGCTGTGACAGATACAGTAGGTTTATCATTATCAGGCCGGGGAAGAATATATCTATGATAAAGTCCGAAAGCAATAAACAATCCTGCCATCAAATAAAAAGTAAACGACCACGCTAAAGGAATGGCCAGCACATTTCCGTTTTCCGGTCCCGAAGAAATCAAATTTTGCAGACGCTCCATTTTTTCAGGATGTGTTTCCAACCAACCGGCAAACATGATAAGTAATCCTTGACCCGCAATAGTGGCAATCCGATAAAAAGTACTGCGGATACCTACGAAAAAAGCCTGTTGATGAGAATCAAGTCCTAACATGTAAAATCCGTCCGCAGCAATATCATGAGTAGCCGAACTAAAAGCAACTAACCAAAAAACAGCTAATGAGGCTTGGAAAAAGAAGGGAAAAGGAATAGTAAAAGCAATTCCTGCTAACCCGGCTCCAATCAGAAACTGCATGCTTATTACCCACCACCGCTTGGTTTTCAATAAATCTACAAACGGGCTCCAAAACGGTTTTATTACCCAAGGCAGATACAACCAACTGGTATAAAGAGCAATATCTACATTCGAAATACCCAAGCGTTTATACATGATAACGGAAATGGTCATTACTGCCACATAAGGAAGTGCTTCTGCAAAGTAAAGCGAAGGAATCCAACACCAAGGGGAAGTAGGTTTATTTTTCATAGAGAAACCTCTTTTAATATCTGTTTTATATCTTCGGCGGTAATCTTTTGAAAGTCCTTTTCTTGAGGGAGAATAAATACCCCTCCCATATCTACAGAAGCCGGGCTAATCAATAAATTCCCGTCATTTTCGGCATAATAGCATGTCGGACGATGCAATGAGCGGGGAAATAAAAAAGTAAAATATCTTCCTTCTTCAAACCAACATAATAAATTCAATCTCGGTTCTTCTTCTCCTTTTTTAATTTCCAGAGAATTGTATAGATAATCAAAGCATCTTACACTTGCTCCTAAGTCCGAGGATTCAATAACAAACCCGGACCTCGCATAAGAAATAAGTTTAAAAAGATGAATATTCTCTACAAATGGAAAAGATTGTTTTACGGCAAAATGTCTCCACTCGTTTTCTATAGGCAAGAAGCCTTTATTACCGGCTTGGAAATGAGTATGATCAGGAGCTGATGCTCCACACTTCGGACCATTGTAGAAAAGGACAAACCGGTCAAGGCACTGTGCTATTTCCAGTAGATCCCTATAACGGCCTTTTATTCTTTGCGGCACATGTGCACGTACCGGAATAGTAAAATGTTGGGGAAATATAGGAAAGGGATTCACCATAAGCCAATACTCTCTTCCCAATGGCAACTTCCTTTGTTCCGGCGGTAATTGGGGAGTACACAAAAAACATTTCCTTTCCTGAAGTGAACTAGCATCGATCTTTGCTGCAGAAGAACGAATACGAGCCGGATTAAATTGTACTTTAAATTTACAACCTTCTACAAGAATTTCTTTTACCTGAATATGTTTTAAGGCCTCATAATTCTCTCGTGCCAATTTCCATTCCGTTTGTTGCTTTTCCAGTAATTGAATAGCCTCTACAGAACTAATTTGATTCTTCATCTCCTTTGCAGTTTAAAGTTATCCGAACTTTAAGCTTTCGTATAAACGAGAGCTTCCGGGAAAAGGGAAAAATAGTTTATCCTTTTATTGACTGGTTATGTTATTACCAAATAATTTCATGTCAAAAATAACATTATTTCCATAGAATCTCCATTTTCTCCAATATTAATTACAAAATAAAAATACACATAGCTCCATAATTGTTTTTTATCTCTACAATCACCTGATTATTAGACACATTAAAATCATGATTTCAGTAAAGGTCAAACACAGTTGGATTTGTTATAAAACACAATTGTGTTTGCCGGAAAAGACAGTTATGTTTGCTAGAAAACACAACTGTGTTCTTCTCGAAACACAGTTGTGTTTCTCTGTAAAAACAGTTGTGTTTCGAGCCGAA
The genomic region above belongs to Parabacteroides pacaensis and contains:
- a CDS encoding MFS transporter: MKNKPTSPWCWIPSLYFAEALPYVAVMTISVIMYKRLGISNVDIALYTSWLYLPWVIKPFWSPFVDLLKTKRWWVISMQFLIGAGLAGIAFTIPFPFFFQASLAVFWLVAFSSATHDIAADGFYMLGLDSHQQAFFVGIRSTFYRIATIAGQGLLIMFAGWLETHPEKMERLQNLISSGPENGNVLAIPLAWSFTFYLMAGLFIAFGLYHRYILPRPDNDKPTVSVTATRLVKEFFETFLSFFRKKQAWAAILFMLFYRFPEAQLVKLVTPFLIDPREAGGLGLTTSQIGWTYGTLGIAGLTIGGIIGGIVASRGGLKKWLWPMALSITLPNIVYVYLSMMQPENFVVIDICVFIEQFGYGFGFTAYMLYLIYYSEGEYKTAHYAICTGFMALGMMLPGMIAGWLQEKLGYEHFFGWVMASCAITLLATAFLKIDPAFGKKKK
- a CDS encoding DUF4922 domain-containing protein, giving the protein MKNQISSVEAIQLLEKQQTEWKLARENYEALKHIQVKEILVEGCKFKVQFNPARIRSSAAKIDASSLQERKCFLCTPQLPPEQRKLPLGREYWLMVNPFPIFPQHFTIPVRAHVPQRIKGRYRDLLEIAQCLDRFVLFYNGPKCGASAPDHTHFQAGNKGFLPIENEWRHFAVKQSFPFVENIHLFKLISYARSGFVIESSDLGASVRCFDYLYNSLEIKKGEEEPRLNLLCWFEEGRYFTFLFPRSLHRPTCYYAENDGNLLISPASVDMGGVFILPQEKDFQKITAEDIKQILKEVSL